Proteins encoded within one genomic window of Eurosta solidaginis isolate ZX-2024a chromosome 1, ASM4086904v1, whole genome shotgun sequence:
- the LOC137237964 gene encoding solute carrier family 25 member 44: MNRFSVANEAASGSGNSIDSTPYIRTIEWDMMNKTKFFPLSMLSSFSVRCCLYPLTVIKTQLQVQHKSDIYKGMIDCAIKIYRNEGIPGLYRGFWISSVQIVSGVFYISTYEGVRHLMNEMGAGHRMKALIAGGCASLVGQTIIVPFDVISQHAMVLGMTAHAGTRADVNPLGIKTGPGHSRFTMSVDISREIMRRDGFRGFYRGYTASLMAYVPNSAMWWAFYHLYQDELCRICPPWVSHLFIQCVAGSLGGFTTTILTNPLDIVRARLQVQRLESMRIAFQELWREEHLKCFVKGLSARLVQSAAFSFSIILGYETIKRIAVDEQYKHQIRW, translated from the exons ATGAATAGATTTTCGGTTGCAAATGAAGCCGCAAGCGGTTCCGGGAATTCTATAGATTCCACGCCATATATACGCACCATTGAATGggatatgatgaacaaaacgaaattttttccactTTCTATGTTAAGCTCATTTTCTGTACGTTGCTGCCTATACCCGCTGACAGTGATAAAAACACAATTGCAAGTGCAACATAAAAGTGATATTTATAAGGGCATGATTGATTGTGCCATAAAAATATATCGTAATGAAGGTATTCCCGGTTTATATCGTGGATTTTGGATATCATCTGTACAAATTGTTTCCGGCGTATTTTATATAAGTACCTATGAAGGTGTACGTCATTTAATGAATGAAATGGGTGCTGGTCATCGTATGAAGGCATTGATAGCGGGTGGGTGTGCATCGCTTGTTGGTCAAACGATCATTGTGCCATTCGATGTGATATCACAACATGCCATGGTATTGGGTATGACAGCACATGCAGGTACTCGTGCTGATGTGAATCCACTTGGCATTAAAACTGGTCCAGGTCATAGTCGTTTTACAATGTCAGTGGATATATCACGCGAAATAATGAGACGTGATGGCTTTCGTGGTTTTTATCGCGGTTACACGGCAAGTCTCATGGCATATGTGCCGAACTCTGCAATGTGGTGGGCATTCTATCATTTATATCAag ATGAATTATGTCGAATATGTCCGCCATGGGTTTCACATCTTTTTATACAATGTGTGGCCGGAAGTTTAGGTGGTTTCACAACGACTATACTTACAAATCCACTGGATATTGTGAGAGCACGCCTGCAG GTTCAACGATTAGAATCGATGCGTATTGCATTTCAAGAGCTTTGGCGTGAAGAGCACCTTAAATGTTTCGTAAAAGGCTTATCCGCACGACTTGTGCAGTCTGCAGCATTCTCATTTAGTATAATATTGGGATACGAGACAATAAAACGAATAGCCGTTGATGAACAATATAAACATCAAATACGTTGGTAG